The nucleotide sequence CAGGTATGTCCATCACAATTATTATTTTTCCAACCTTATTCTTGCTACTGAGGGCAATTAGGGTTTTAATATGTCAATGTTGTTACGTACACAGGTTCATGTACATATTGAGATACCAGATGATGGTATAGATGTCTCGGCAAGGCTCGACTATGGTACTGGAACATTAAATTATGGGGAAACATGTGATGGTGATGCCTCGGATAATCTTGTTTACAAGTTTAGGGTTGAGCATTTGCCTCCAATCCTGCTAACATGCTACCTGCCTTCGTCCTACCCGAGTCATCAACCTCCCTCTTTCACCATCTCCACCGAATGGCTGGACACAGTGAAGATTTCATCGTTATGTCAAATGCTTGATATGATTTGGGAAGAGCAGCAGGGCATGGAAGTAATATATCAGTGGGTTCAGTGGCTCCAAAACTCTTTACTTTCTCACCTAGGGTTTGCTGATGAGATAATTTTAAGCAAGGGTGATCTAACCTGTCATGAAGATGGTCGGGATAAGCATGCTTGTCGAGATGATTCTGCACCTGATGTTATAATTACAAGGATTATGAGATATGATGATGATAAGCGTCATGAAGCCTTCTTACATGATATTCATGACTGCATGATATGCTTCAGCGAGTTTCCTGGTAAGTCTTATTTTTCTGCATAGCTGTTTGTAGTGTTATGTAGAGACTTATACTGTAGAGGTCTTGAGCTGtgttatactccctctgtaaagaaatataacagCATttggatcactactttagtgatttaaacgctcttatatttcttacgGAGGGAGTAACTGACAATGGCCTATTTTGGCTAGTCCCCATTACCTCATGCATTATCCTTATTCTTTGAGTTGACTACATACTACACATGTAACACCATTGCATAGATGGCATATTAGAGATTCTCATTCAGATGCTTTTTTTTTTGCCTTTGTTAATTCTGAGGGTACTGTCTTTTTTTTGTAATACAATAAAAATTATAGTGCAATGGGGGTATTCATGATGCATGCCATGTCCAACTTGGATATTTTCCATTTAATTTGTTAACCCTTGGTATCTCAATTATTGTTGCTTCTAATTTTAATTCACTACTTAGCTAAATTTTCTAAAAAAAGTTATTACCTCACAGGTGTCGATTTTGTCACACTTCCATGCCATCATTTCTTTTGCCGGAAATGCATCCAAACATACTGCAAAATTCATGTCAAGGAAGGAACTGTATTGAAGTTGACGTGTCCTGATACAAAATGTGAAGGTGTTGTTTCTCCTCATATATTGAAAACACTTCTGGCGGAGGATGAGTATGAACGTTGGGAAAAACTGCTTCTTCAGAGAACTCTCGATGCCATGAATGATTTAGTTTATTGTCCAAGGTGCGAAACTGCTTGCTTGGAGGATGAAAGTAACGATGCGGTGTGTCCGAGTTGTCTATTCAGCTTCTGCACGCTTTGTACATCCCACCGTCATGTGGGGAAACAATGTATGACCGCAGAGGAAAAAATTCGAAAGTTGGAGGTAGGAGAACTTTATCTCACATCTATTTAGCTTATCTTGGATATGGTTATTAAATTGTGGGGCTGTTTCATTACTACTAATATATATCCACTAGCTAACAGAGAAAATGAGAAATCTAGAAAAGTGATATGGCTTGGAGTGTTTTGAATTATTGCATCGATGCACATGTACTTTTGTTTTTCTATTTACATTTGCTGGATGACTATGATAAAGAGGATTTTGCATTTCGACCAACTTTGGTAAAATGAGGGCAAAATGCACTCTTCCTAGAGACAATTTATTTGTACATATCTCGTGTCATTTTGATCTGTCATGTCTTTAAATGATCTTTTTGTTTGGTGCAGGAACGGCTAAAATCTAGGCAGGAACGCGGTGATCAGAATTTGACAGATGAAGTACTCAGCCTCCAGGCAATTATGAGGGATGCAAAACAGTGCCCACGATGCAAGATCGCTATATATAAGATATCAGGATGCAATAAGATGACATGTTCGAACTGCGGGCATTACTTCTGCTACCAATGTAACTTTGCAATTGTTGGATATGAACACTTCAGGTGAGTTCTCTTTTAGTGATATGTTTTGCCCCCATTGTCGTATATATATGCGCCTTGACAAAGAAGAAACATGGGTTGCTTTCAGACCGGGTGCATGTGATCTTTTTTCTCGGGAGGAAATCCGTAGATGGGAAGCACGCATGAACCCAGGGAGGGGGCGTGTAGAGGACGCTCCAGCTCCTGCCCCATTGCCTCAAGGACGATATCGTCACCCTTGTCCTACATGTGGTAAAGGAACTCCAAAGGTAACATGaacttgttttccttttctttcatAAAGATATCTGAGACGAGCAACCATAATAATAGTTTATGAGAATGATGCATTTGCCTACCTTTTGTTTTTGAAACTGTGAGTTGCCTCTCTTTTGCATTGAAAAAATCAAACCAAGTGCCTTTTCTTATACAGCTATTCGGGGTCAGTTCATTCGTTGTAAAAGATTTTTTTTGCCATTAGGGCTTTTATTACTCTTTTGTTTGGTGCTTGTACGCAGGTATATGATGATTAGTTTATTTAGACTGCTTATTCCAAATTCAGTTACATATATAACTTGGATCACTCATGACTATGTTATAACTTCGACAAAGAAATTGTTCATTGGCTTCAGCCTGCATGCATGCTTCGAGTGAATTCTTAACTGATTGAAGCTGAGTCTGTCATCACGGCCATTGCCATTTATTATATGATAGCGTTAAACCTTCCAATTGAGGCTCTGGAAAAGATTGATTCTCTTCGGCGTGCTTTCCTTTGGGCTGGTTGTGACAAGGTCACCGGTGGCAAATGCAAGATCAACTGGGAACAGGTCTGCAAGTCCAAGGTCCATGGGGGGCTAGGTATCCTAAATATGAGGAAGTTTGCGTCTGCGCTTCGTATCCGTTGGCTTTGGGCAGAATGGTTGGATCCGGTGAAGCCGTGGGTTCGCTTGGGTAACCCATGTGATGAGAATGATAAAAACATTTTTGCTGCTGCCACCAAGGTGTTGCTTGGCAACGGTATTCGTGCTTCCTTCTGGGAGTCTGCTTGGCTAGATGGCATGAGACCCAAAGACATCGCCCCGAAGATCTTTGACCTATCAAAAAGAAAGGGATGTTCGGTTCAGAAGGCTTTGGATAATAACTTCTGGGTCTCTCAAGTCAAAACAGACGGGATCACCTCTGCTACACACCTGACCGAGTTCGTCAACCTTTGGGAAAAATTATCTGTGGTGCAACTCAACCTCGACGTGGCTGATTCTATCTCTTGGAAGCTTTCTAATGATGGCTCTTACTCCGCGTCCTCGGCCTACAAGGTCCAGTTCATGGGCTTAGTTGACTCCAACATGCAACAGTTGGTGTGGAAGATCTGGGCTCCCCCCAAATGCAAATTCTTTGCTTGGCTTGTGATCAATAATAGAATATGGACGGCCGACAGGCTCCAACGCCGGGGATGGCCTAACTGTGATCGCTGCCCCCTCTGCAAGCAAGTTCAGGAAACCGCGGCTCACCTCCTTTTCCAATGCCGCTACACGGTTCGAGTTTGGGAAATGGTCCATTCGGTGAAAGCCTGGTGGAACCTCATTGACTCCAACGCATCGCAGTCTCGACGGGCGATGATGTCtcttattatgttgatctcatggGAAATTTGGAACGAGAGAAATGCACGCGTCTTCCGTAACACCGCGGTGCCGGTTGGGGTTCTTGTTGCAAGAATCAAAGATGTTTCAAAGTGTTGGTGCCTTGCAGGGGCCAAATATTTGAGTACTGTAGTGCCACGAGAGTGATGTTTTTGTAATTCGGCCTTTGGCCAAAAACTCTaaaccttcttcttaatcaatgaaagtggcaaatcttttgcccagtttcaaaaaaaaaaaaaaactgtggTTCTTCTTATTGTTTCTTTTCACATCGCACAGCACAAACGCCTCATGATTTGTATGTGTTTACTTTGGTCGCAGATTGGAAACAATAACCACATCTCCTGTGGGTCATGCCAGACAGGGTTCTGTGCATTGTGCCGGAAGACTGTCCACAAAACTTCACAGCATTTTGGTCCCAGGGGATGCAAGCAACACACTCCAGATCGCGACTGACACTGCGATATGCAGCAGAGGCCGGGGTTATCCCCTTTTCGGAGGAAAAAAAAGGGCCATATGCCCAGCACCTCAACGCAACTACAATTTCCAAAGGTTCTGCTCATGatctgcatatatatatataccgtaCCCATATAAGGATACAGCCCTGGCGTTTCCTGCATTTTGCAGGGAGCCTTATTTTCAAGCTCCCAGCTTCTTGTACCGTAGTAAAGAACTAAAGATCAACCTAGAAGTAGGATATTGCAAAGGACTAATGAGGAATTATATCAAGAATGTCAATTTCTTGTTACTTGTCAGGTTTTCTGTTGCTTTGCTTTGCTTGCTTCCTCTCTTGTATTTTCTGCACACTGCCAAGTGTCGCGGTTGGGCTACCTACTTACGGCCCGTCTGTTTTGTGGTCGAGCGTGAGGGTGCAGGTGCTCGCTATCACAGGCTCTGCCGACCGTCATCGCCTCTACTGGGTTGAGGTGATTTCAAGGGATATGCCCGCTTACAATTGCTATGACGAGAGTGTTGTACTGTTGTCCCATACTATGATTCACATAGTCAAATCAAATATTGCACCTCTAATTACTTATTGGTGAGCCCAAAGCACAATTACTTACAATAATTATTCAGATATATGTCTTTCTTTGTAACGTACCATTATTCTTTTGCGTATAAAGAACACCGATTTGAGGCAGCCTACAAAGACAATTATTTTAGAGGTAGTGGCCGAATTCTCCTATATGAATTCATTAAGATaaccatgtactccctctgttccataatgtaAGCCTTTTTAGAAAGCTAGTTTTAGCTTGCTATAAAAAGCTttatattgtggaacggagggcTCCCGTCATTTCATAATGTAGTGTATTCTACATTTTGTCAAGTCAAGCTAGATAAAGAAAATATTGCATCTACAGCATGAAATAGTACAATAAATGTTGGACAAactttaaaatatttatttgaaaaagtactagtagaaaaaggcgcatttgtcccggttcataaggcccatttgtcctggttcccgaaccgggactaaagtgtcagAACTAAAGCacaatacctttagtcccggttcgcctacgaactgggacagatggggctccatgtggccgctgcggcttgcccagtCAGGAGGGCCtcttgtcccggttggtagcaccaaccaggaccaaaaggcgtCCACGCATCAGCAGTTTTCAAGGGCTGGGGTTTTTTTTGaagggagggaggggggggggggttgggggttttgtagggttaatttaggggtttcatatattgtgttagctagctaatagtgagaagtgtcctctcttatcttcgtgtttggtcgacgctacgtactatacgtatagagaggacttgacacgctagctagctagtaagcaaatgaaggaaaccattaattacagaagatcgtcatgaatatatacagagagaagtgatcgacctctccttctccgagagattggtcgaacaacaagttttcgtatatctatccggcgCTACTggttacatatatacaatatatataagatctcttacaaccccctaacatctgaactcaagttccacatggtattcccCGTCTCTaccgatgacgtggtcaagaaagaatcccgccaattcctgttgaattgctcgtatgcgatcttgtggtaggagttcattccgcatctgaaacatctaatttgaagtgggggtcaatacatatatatgagtgaaactcaacacaaatgatagtaataaaataaaattgtgaatattattgttacgcaattcatattgttttttagagtagccccgctcacaggtcatgtggcggatgaactcgcaaatgtagtatccacagtaattattcccgggttcctgccacaaccactttacaagaaatagaggtcaatcaaactgataagcaagcatgctaaatgatattgatgaaactagctagaatcaatgggagatgcgtggAACCAGCTattagtacttactttcgggtgttcaaatcgcagctcccccggcagtcccagagcttctgcggtgaattttttctaaaccctgccagacaaagaaaataatcacttgatatcatgaaatgaacaaagttgccg is from Triticum aestivum cultivar Chinese Spring chromosome 1B, IWGSC CS RefSeq v2.1, whole genome shotgun sequence and encodes:
- the LOC123086442 gene encoding E3 ubiquitin-protein ligase RNF14-like; protein product: MPRKYWKPRGGPGCVAPAPELHWKALNPNPVPAEVPECSRSRAAEVSDDDAFVDVPATAEDAVVEEEIATKLVGIHMELSQEELRANHQMQEDEIFALEAIFGDSIVILNKKEGQRSFQVHVHIEIPDDGIDVSARLDYGTGTLNYGETCDGDASDNLVYKFRVEHLPPILLTCYLPSSYPSHQPPSFTISTEWLDTVKISSLCQMLDMIWEEQQGMEVIYQWVQWLQNSLLSHLGFADEIILSKGDLTCHEDGRDKHACRDDSAPDVIITRIMRYDDDKRHEAFLHDIHDCMICFSEFPGVDFVTLPCHHFFCRKCIQTYCKIHVKEGTVLKLTCPDTKCEGVVSPHILKTLLAEDEYERWEKLLLQRTLDAMNDLVYCPRCETACLEDESNDAVCPSCLFSFCTLCTSHRHVGKQCMTAEEKIRKLEERLKSRQERGDQNLTDEVLSLQAIMRDAKQCPRCKIAIYKISGCNKMTCSNCGHYFCYQCNFAIVGYEHFRPGACDLFSREEIRRWEARMNPGRGRVEDAPAPAPLPQGRYRHPCPTCGKGTPKIGNNNHISCGSCQTGFCALCRKTVHKTSQHFGPRGCKQHTPDRD